The Thermodesulfovibrionales bacterium nucleotide sequence GGCCTTGTTCGCCTTCAGGCACTGCATGATCCGACCATCTCCCGGCAGGACTCCTCCGCAGAAGATCGTGATATCATCTTCGCATGCCTGATGCACTTCCTTGAGGGCTTCTTTCACCTGCGCAAGGTGCACCTTGCAGCCGGGCGAAAGTTGCGCCTCGTTCTGTCTCAAACATTGGGCTATTCGTCCCTCGCCCGGCTGAACGGTGCCACAGAACTTCGCGACGTCTCCCGCACAGGGTTTCGCTTCCTGTGCAAATGTGCCCGATGATATCATCAAGATTGCAAAACATGCCAAGACAAGAACCAATGCTCTCTTCATGCTCGTCTCCTCCCTATCTCGACTATGAACGCCCAAAGGGCGCTGTTGTAGTTGTTCCTAACGACGACCGAACCCTCCTCCTCCTCTGAAACCGCCAAATCCGCCGCCTCCCCAGCTGTGATCACCTCCGCCGAAGCCGCCAAAACTGCCGCCTCCCCAGCTGTGCCCTCCGCCAGAATTGCCGCGGTCCCAGCCGCTTCCTCCTCCGGACCACTCTCCTCCACCACTGCTGCGGTCCCAACCTCCGCCATCTCCCCAGCTCTTCGAGCCCCAAGAAGAGGAAGCAGAACGTTGGTCTCCGGCCTGCCGAGCCCATTGCTGCGAATTGAGCGACTGCGCTGTCTTATTATCCTGGACACTACTCCAACTGCCGTTATTGTATTTCTCCCAGCCGCTGCCCGTATCCTTATAAACATTGCCGTCATGGTCGGCGTACATGTTGTTGTTGACCTTTGCGGCTCCCGCTGTCTGACCTCCGGGTCCCGTCACCTGTCCCCACTTTGCGGTACCCTGAGCTCCCGTATATGCGTTTCCGTAAGTCGCTGAACCTCCCCGTGCCGACACGCCGGTAGCAGGGTTATAGGTTGCGCCGCGCTGCCCGTAGGCGTAACCGCCCGTATAGACGTTCGACACAGAGGCGCGCTGTCCTGCGGAGATCCTGCCGGTCACGGAGTTGTATGAGGCTCCCACCTTGCTGCTCCAGGCGTTGCCGGTCCAAGCGTTGTATCCCGCCGAGGTGCGGGTGACCGCCGATGTCGCTCCCCAGTGGGAGTAGACATTGCCTGTTGTAGCGGCCCAGCCGCCCGGCCCCCAGGCAGCAGCTCCATGGTAGCCGTAATAGCCCCCATAGTATCCGCCGTAATAGCCGTGGTAAGCACCCCAATAGGGCGCACAACCCCAGTAAGCATCGCTCCAGGCAGCGCCCATGGCAAGGCCGAAACCGAAGCCCATGGCCCATCCGGTCCAGGGAGTCCAGGTCGGGTTTGCAGCATAGCCATAGGTAACAGGCGGGGCATACCAGACGGCCGCTCCTATGTAAGGCACATAGGTGTAGCCTGTCCCGTACACGACTACTCCGTCAGCGGTGACGACCGTCCCCATGTAGCCCGGCGTGTAGCCGACCACAACGTACTGAGAAGTAACGTCGTATATCTTCACATAGGTAACATAGTAAATCGGCGAACTCGGCGGAATAGAGTAGATGACCGCCGGAATCGACGTCGCTACAACCCACGGCCCTTGAACCGAGGGCGCAGTGAACCAGACCCCGTTCTGCACCGCGTACCATGAGTTTTGCGACACCATCACGATCGGGTTCGGCGAGTTATAAACGTACATCAGTGTCGTGTCAGGGACGGGCTTGAGTTCCGGTGCCCCGGTGATTACAGGCGTAAACGTGGCCTTATCGATGTAGACGACAGCGGTCTCGGGGATCTCGTTGGCGATGACCGCCTCCTGCGACTGCGGCGTTTTGGGGATCGATGCTTTCACGTTCTCCTTTGGGCTGTCATCAGGTATCTTGAAGAAGTCAGGCGGAAGCTCCGTTCCCGGGACATATTGCCACGGCCCGGCGAAGCCGGGCGCGGTG carries:
- a CDS encoding cysteine rich repeat-containing protein: MKRALVLVLACFAILMISSGTFAQEAKPCAGDVAKFCGTVQPGEGRIAQCLRQNEAQLSPGCKVHLAQVKEALKEVHQACEDDITIFCGGVLPGDGRIMQCLKANKAHLSRKCKVKLFEAKQEMK